Within the Arthrobacter sp. V1I7 genome, the region GTTGAACCACTTGACAGTACCTGTTGCCATGCTTGATTTCCTTCACGGGTCGCTGGGCGGTTCCGCTTCTCGGAATACCGTCCCCGCAACTCACATTCACGAGCCTATGTGCGATCAGTTGCAGGGGCAACAGTTGGCCTCAAAAGCGGAAGTCGCCGAGGCGGCGGCAAAGTGATGGGCCCCTGTAGATCAAGTTGACGTTACCCGGACGCCGTTAGGTCCGGCCTGCTCCTGCTGCTCAATACGCTCGATCCTGATACTCAGAGGTGCCGGTGAAATCTTTTGATTCACCTTTAGAAGCGAACCGCTGAAGCCACTAATCTCATTCACCGGCCCCGGAGGGGTTCTAATCCTCATATCCGGCAGGATAGCCGCGGCGATAAACAGGTCGGTGATCGTTTTTACCGGGAAGTAAGCTTGTGAAATGCAACGCGTAATTATAATCCTTGAAGATGACCTGGACGGTTCCGAGGGAAGTGAAACGGCTTCATTCGCCCTGGACGGCGTTGAATACGCGATTGACCTCAATGAGGCCAACGCGAAAGAACTGCGTGGCGCCCTCAGCCGCTTCACGAGGGCGGCCCGTAAGACCGGTGGACGGGCCGCCACCTCCCGGCCCGGCGCCCCCACTGCCAGGGAAATCCGGCAGTGGGCGCTCAGCCAGGG harbors:
- a CDS encoding Lsr2 family protein, whose protein sequence is MQRVIIILEDDLDGSEGSETASFALDGVEYAIDLNEANAKELRGALSRFTRAARKTGGRAATSRPGAPTAREIRQWALSQGLQVNSRGRIQADIVEKYHAAKR